One genomic window of Biomphalaria glabrata chromosome 9, xgBioGlab47.1, whole genome shotgun sequence includes the following:
- the LOC106079560 gene encoding centrosomal protein of 290 kDa-like isoform X2 codes for MRQLDELTKEEGQGKPLKVLMKHAASQTEVKNWKSHYVSQPRKPEPVVLSETDVLKTKKVLEMHSSLLQRYDKEVKLNMSYADTISELNVKLGETEQRLREEKEKCIRLERELIAVKGKQMVCEDPVLRDVVGERNKLAKENRRLKEELKGLDHNFFDEIEDLKFALLQSAKLNNGYEKELNKLCSQLGLPVPAPEKILFQKTLK; via the exons ATGAGACAATTGGATGAGCTGACAAAGGAAGAAGGTCAAGGGAAACCATTGAAAGTGTTAATGAAGCA TGCTGCCAGTCAGACTGAAGTCAAGAATTGGAAGTCTCACTATGTCTCACAACCAAGGAAGCCTGAACCTGTTGTTCTGTCTGAGACAGatgttttgaaaacaaaaaa AGTCCTGGAAATGCATTCCAGTCTACTCCAGCGCTATGACAAAGAAGTGAAGCTGAACATGAGTTATGCAGACACTATATCAGAGCTTAAT GTTAAATTGGGAGAAACAGAACAAAGActaagagaagagaaagaaaaatgtatcaGGTTGGAAAGAGAATTGATTgcagttaaagggaaacaaatgg TCTGTGAGGATCCTGTGCTTAGAGACGTTGTAGGGGAGAGAAATAAACTGGCCAAAGAAAACAGACGACTTAAAGAGGAATTGAAAGGACTTGATCAT AATTTCTTTGATGAAATTGAAGATCTCAAGTTTGCACTTTTACAGTCAGCCAAACTAAACAATGGTTATGAGAAAGAGCTCAACAAACTGTGTTCACAGCTTGGCCTGCCTGTTCCAGCTCCAGAGAAAATTCTGTTCCAGAAAActttgaaataa
- the LOC106079561 gene encoding zinc finger protein OZF-like isoform X2, with amino-acid sequence MDNVWKMQTLSSFAKVKQNLTIDQSHAVKSEGLEVEGADLSPHTTLNNSNSQTSDVVTGNKYQGNFVKKKNVHKSKLKAKKVQGHLIQRDVKDKIKNSSEEIQNLFLTRKLLPNKSFGKVQTCKKPFQIQICLKEFSLSSKLKTCTKKTYKCPLCLKEYTHSSSLKNHQWVHTGEKPFKCRLCSKEYTQASYLKRHQLVHSNEKLFKCQICQKEFYQSAYLKKHLLIHTGDKPLKCKLCPKQFSNSGNLTRHQLVHTGEKKFKCQHCAKEFSQAINLKIHKFIHTGEKPYKCHVCSKAFSQSSYLKHHQLVHRDKEEIERLRKNELATQSSQADDKLLKCPLCPKIFLYPSTLKTHQMIHSGDKKFKCQQCPKAFFLSSSLKIHQVVHSGEKAFKCQTCSKEFSQSQRLKRHELVHTGVKPYKCHKCPKEFSQSAHLKTHLLVHAGVKSYLCHLCPKVFSQSVSLRIHLLAHAGEKPYKCQLCPKEFLYSKSLKSHHLVHVGKKGI; translated from the exons ATGGACAATGTATGGAAAATGCAAACATTGTCTTCATTTgccaaagtaaaacaaaacttgacaaTCGATCAAAGTCATGCAGTTAAAAGTGAGGGGCTAGAAGTGGAGGGTGCAGATTTGTCTCCTCACACAACTTTAAACAACTCTAACAGTCAGACTTCAGATGTAGTCACTGGAAATAAATATCAG GGGAATtttgtgaaaaagaaaaatgtacataaaagcaaattaaaagctaaaaaagTTCAAGGTCATTTGATACAAAGGGATGTAAAAGACAAGATCAAAAACTCTTCGGAAGAAATTCAAAATTTATTTCTAACGAGAAAGTTGTTGCCTAACAAAAGTTTCGGAAAAGTTCAGACTTGTAAAAAACCTTTCCAAATTCAAATTTGTTTGAAAGAATTTTCACTGTCCTCAAAGTTGAAAACTTGCacgaaaaaaacatacaaatgtCCATTATGCCTTAAAGAATACACACACTCTTCAAGTTTGAAAAATCACCAATGGGTTCATACAGGCGAAAAACCGTTCAAATGTCGCCTTTGTTCCAAAGAATATACTCAAGCATCATATTTAAAAAGACACCAACTCGTTCATAGTAATGAAAAACtgtttaaatgtcaaatttgtcagaaagaattCTATCAGTCTGCTTATTTGAAGAAACACCTTTTGATTCATACGGGTGATAAACCATTGAAATGTAAATTATGTCCTAAACAATTCTCAAATTCTGGCAATTTGACAAGACACCAACTAGTTCacactggggaaaaaaaatttaaatgccaACATTGTGCAAAAGAGTTCTCCCAagctataaatttaaaaattcataagttCATTCACACAGGGGAGAAGCCATACAAATGTCATGTGTGTTCAAAAGCTTTTTCTCAATCATCATATTTGAAACATCACCAGTTGGTTCATAGAGATAAAGAGGAGATTGAAAGACTGCGCAAAAATGAACTAGCCACCCAATCAAGTCAAGCCGATGATAAACTATTGAAATGTCCATTGTGTCCCAAAATTTTTTTGTATCCTTCAACACTGAAAACTCACCAGATGATTCATTCTGgtgataaaaaatttaaatgccaGCAATGCCCTAAAGCGTTCTTCCTCTCTTCAAGTTTAAAAATACACCAGGTTGTTCATAGTGGTGAAAAAGCATTCAAATGTCAAACATGCTCAAAAGAATTCTCCCAATCTCAGCGTTTGAAGAGACATGAATTGGTTCACACAGGTGTAAAGCCATATAAATGTCACAAATGTCCAAAAGAGTTCTCACAGTCTGCGCATTTGAAGACCCACCTGTTAGTTCATGCTGGTGTGAAATCCTATTTGTGTCATTTGTGCCCTAAAGTATTCTCACAGTCTGTAAGTCTGAGAATCCATCTGCTAGCCCATGCTGGGGAAAAACCATACAAATGTCAACTATGCCCGAAAGAATTTCTGTATTCCAAATCTTTGAAATCCCACCACTTAGTTCATGTTGGTAAAAAAGGCATTTAA
- the LOC106079562 gene encoding microsomal glutathione S-transferase 1-like, with amino-acid sequence MALKHFNLTNPVFQIFLGHCALVLLKTSLISIVTVLVFYASTPQKKVLKIKSDKDHEEKSQTITEYSQVERVRRCHRNDLENVLPFVLLGLMYVATNPGLTTAAFIFRTFTISRFIHTFVYLLTLPQPLRAIAFVVGFLINIYMTWYIITAALF; translated from the exons ATGGCATTGAAACATTTCAACTTAACTAATCCagtgtttcaaatatttttaggtCACTGTGCCCTTGTTTTACTTAAAACAAGTTTAATAAGCATTGTTACAGTTTTAGTCTTTTATGCATCCACGCCTCAAAAG AAAGTGCTGAAAATTAAGTCAGATAAGGACCATGAAGAGAAGAGCCAAACAATAACTGAATACTCACAGGTGGAAAGAGTGCGCAG GTGTCATCGTAATGACTTGGAGAATGTTCTACCATTTGTCTTGCTTGGTCTGATGTATGTGGCAACCAATCCAGGCTTAACAACTGCAGCTTTCATCTTCCGTACTTTTACAATCAGCCGATTTATACACACATTTGTATATCTATTGACATTACCGCAGCCTTTAAGAGCAATAGCATTTGTCGTAGGATTTTTAATCAACATATACATGACATGGTATATAATTACTGCTGCTTTATTTTAG
- the LOC106079561 gene encoding uncharacterized protein LOC106079561 isoform X3 produces MVAVLFPYLLVNIDYIIVYSDSIVYETLCISDEYFLTGRDGSHLRKLIRPSKNMDNVWKMQTLSSFAKVKQNLTIDQSHAVKSEGLEVEGADLSPHTTLNNSNSQTSDVVTGNKYQV; encoded by the exons ATGGTAGCAGTATTATTTCCGTATCTGTTAGTAAATATAGACTATATTATAGTCTATAGTGACTCTATAGTCTATG AAACTTTGTGTATATCAGATGAATACTTTCTTACTGGCCGTGATGGGTCGCACCTAAGGAAGTTGATTAGACCTTCTAAAAACATGGACAATGTATGGAAAATGCAAACATTGTCTTCATTTgccaaagtaaaacaaaacttgacaaTCGATCAAAGTCATGCAGTTAAAAGTGAGGGGCTAGAAGTGGAGGGTGCAGATTTGTCTCCTCACACAACTTTAAACAACTCTAACAGTCAGACTTCAGATGTAGTCACTGGAAATAAATATCAG GTATAG
- the LOC106079560 gene encoding centrosomal protein of 290 kDa-like isoform X1 has protein sequence MDALNLNIHDCSKISAQNIHLKQKYLYLKRKTSDLMRQLDELTKEEGQGKPLKVLMKHAASQTEVKNWKSHYVSQPRKPEPVVLSETDVLKTKKVLEMHSSLLQRYDKEVKLNMSYADTISELNVKLGETEQRLREEKEKCIRLERELIAVKGKQMVCEDPVLRDVVGERNKLAKENRRLKEELKGLDHNFFDEIEDLKFALLQSAKLNNGYEKELNKLCSQLGLPVPAPEKILFQKTLK, from the exons ATTTCAGCACAAAACATTCATCTGAAACAaaagtatttgtatttaaaaagaaagactTCTGACCTAATGAGACAATTGGATGAGCTGACAAAGGAAGAAGGTCAAGGGAAACCATTGAAAGTGTTAATGAAGCA TGCTGCCAGTCAGACTGAAGTCAAGAATTGGAAGTCTCACTATGTCTCACAACCAAGGAAGCCTGAACCTGTTGTTCTGTCTGAGACAGatgttttgaaaacaaaaaa AGTCCTGGAAATGCATTCCAGTCTACTCCAGCGCTATGACAAAGAAGTGAAGCTGAACATGAGTTATGCAGACACTATATCAGAGCTTAAT GTTAAATTGGGAGAAACAGAACAAAGActaagagaagagaaagaaaaatgtatcaGGTTGGAAAGAGAATTGATTgcagttaaagggaaacaaatgg TCTGTGAGGATCCTGTGCTTAGAGACGTTGTAGGGGAGAGAAATAAACTGGCCAAAGAAAACAGACGACTTAAAGAGGAATTGAAAGGACTTGATCAT AATTTCTTTGATGAAATTGAAGATCTCAAGTTTGCACTTTTACAGTCAGCCAAACTAAACAATGGTTATGAGAAAGAGCTCAACAAACTGTGTTCACAGCTTGGCCTGCCTGTTCCAGCTCCAGAGAAAATTCTGTTCCAGAAAActttgaaataa
- the LOC106079561 gene encoding zinc finger protein 235-like isoform X1 has protein sequence MVAVLFPYLLVNIDYIIVYSDSIVYETLCISDEYFLTGRDGSHLRKLIRPSKNMDNVWKMQTLSSFAKVKQNLTIDQSHAVKSEGLEVEGADLSPHTTLNNSNSQTSDVVTGNKYQGNFVKKKNVHKSKLKAKKVQGHLIQRDVKDKIKNSSEEIQNLFLTRKLLPNKSFGKVQTCKKPFQIQICLKEFSLSSKLKTCTKKTYKCPLCLKEYTHSSSLKNHQWVHTGEKPFKCRLCSKEYTQASYLKRHQLVHSNEKLFKCQICQKEFYQSAYLKKHLLIHTGDKPLKCKLCPKQFSNSGNLTRHQLVHTGEKKFKCQHCAKEFSQAINLKIHKFIHTGEKPYKCHVCSKAFSQSSYLKHHQLVHRDKEEIERLRKNELATQSSQADDKLLKCPLCPKIFLYPSTLKTHQMIHSGDKKFKCQQCPKAFFLSSSLKIHQVVHSGEKAFKCQTCSKEFSQSQRLKRHELVHTGVKPYKCHKCPKEFSQSAHLKTHLLVHAGVKSYLCHLCPKVFSQSVSLRIHLLAHAGEKPYKCQLCPKEFLYSKSLKSHHLVHVGKKGI, from the exons ATGGTAGCAGTATTATTTCCGTATCTGTTAGTAAATATAGACTATATTATAGTCTATAGTGACTCTATAGTCTATG AAACTTTGTGTATATCAGATGAATACTTTCTTACTGGCCGTGATGGGTCGCACCTAAGGAAGTTGATTAGACCTTCTAAAAACATGGACAATGTATGGAAAATGCAAACATTGTCTTCATTTgccaaagtaaaacaaaacttgacaaTCGATCAAAGTCATGCAGTTAAAAGTGAGGGGCTAGAAGTGGAGGGTGCAGATTTGTCTCCTCACACAACTTTAAACAACTCTAACAGTCAGACTTCAGATGTAGTCACTGGAAATAAATATCAG GGGAATtttgtgaaaaagaaaaatgtacataaaagcaaattaaaagctaaaaaagTTCAAGGTCATTTGATACAAAGGGATGTAAAAGACAAGATCAAAAACTCTTCGGAAGAAATTCAAAATTTATTTCTAACGAGAAAGTTGTTGCCTAACAAAAGTTTCGGAAAAGTTCAGACTTGTAAAAAACCTTTCCAAATTCAAATTTGTTTGAAAGAATTTTCACTGTCCTCAAAGTTGAAAACTTGCacgaaaaaaacatacaaatgtCCATTATGCCTTAAAGAATACACACACTCTTCAAGTTTGAAAAATCACCAATGGGTTCATACAGGCGAAAAACCGTTCAAATGTCGCCTTTGTTCCAAAGAATATACTCAAGCATCATATTTAAAAAGACACCAACTCGTTCATAGTAATGAAAAACtgtttaaatgtcaaatttgtcagaaagaattCTATCAGTCTGCTTATTTGAAGAAACACCTTTTGATTCATACGGGTGATAAACCATTGAAATGTAAATTATGTCCTAAACAATTCTCAAATTCTGGCAATTTGACAAGACACCAACTAGTTCacactggggaaaaaaaatttaaatgccaACATTGTGCAAAAGAGTTCTCCCAagctataaatttaaaaattcataagttCATTCACACAGGGGAGAAGCCATACAAATGTCATGTGTGTTCAAAAGCTTTTTCTCAATCATCATATTTGAAACATCACCAGTTGGTTCATAGAGATAAAGAGGAGATTGAAAGACTGCGCAAAAATGAACTAGCCACCCAATCAAGTCAAGCCGATGATAAACTATTGAAATGTCCATTGTGTCCCAAAATTTTTTTGTATCCTTCAACACTGAAAACTCACCAGATGATTCATTCTGgtgataaaaaatttaaatgccaGCAATGCCCTAAAGCGTTCTTCCTCTCTTCAAGTTTAAAAATACACCAGGTTGTTCATAGTGGTGAAAAAGCATTCAAATGTCAAACATGCTCAAAAGAATTCTCCCAATCTCAGCGTTTGAAGAGACATGAATTGGTTCACACAGGTGTAAAGCCATATAAATGTCACAAATGTCCAAAAGAGTTCTCACAGTCTGCGCATTTGAAGACCCACCTGTTAGTTCATGCTGGTGTGAAATCCTATTTGTGTCATTTGTGCCCTAAAGTATTCTCACAGTCTGTAAGTCTGAGAATCCATCTGCTAGCCCATGCTGGGGAAAAACCATACAAATGTCAACTATGCCCGAAAGAATTTCTGTATTCCAAATCTTTGAAATCCCACCACTTAGTTCATGTTGGTAAAAAAGGCATTTAA